The Rhabdothermincola salaria genome segment CCCGGAGGCACCGGTCACTCGTCGTCGGCGACCTCGCGAGCGTCCTCGACCGTGGCCATGTCGCCGTCGGGGTCGGTGCCCTCGACGCTCTCGCCGTGCGCCTTCTGCACGGCCACCTTGGCGTCGTCGACATCGACGTCGTCGGCCCGGTCGGCGACCGCTTCGGCCTCGGCGTCACGGTCGCCGGTGGCGGCGTGGAGCTTCTGGCGCAGCGTGGGCTCGTCGTGCTCGCCGTCGGTGTGGTCGCTCACGTCGTCTCCTCGGTCTCGGGGTCTTCTCTCGGCGTCCAGCATGGGCCGACGGGCGGCGATTCGCCACCCGGACGACTTTCAGATCCCTCACAGATCGCCCGCTACCCTTCCGCCCATGCTGAGCACCATCATCTCCACCCCCCGAACGCGACGCACGCGTGGCGCCCTCTTCGCCTCGGCGACCGTGACCACCGCGCTGCTGCTGGCGGCCTGTGGCGGCGGTGACGACGACGCCGAGGTCGTCGAGTCGTCCAGCACCACCGAGGCCGAAGCCACCACCACCACCGCCTCGGGTTCGATCGACGCCCTCCCCAGCGGCGTGGAGGTCGACACCACCGTCTGGTTCGGAGCCTTCGAGATCGGCCTGGCTGATCCTGCCCTCGAAGAAGTCACCCCGGACAACCCCGAGCTCACGATCGATGTGCAGGTCGAGAACCTGTCCGAGCGGAACCAGACCCTGCGAGCGAACCAGGTCCAGCTCTGGGTGGGCGACGAGCAGACCATCCCGGCCGACTACGACGGTGGAAGCGTGCCCGGCCTCGGCCGCAGCACCGGGACGCTCTCGTTCGACCTCAGCCGAGTGGAACCCGACATCGATCTGGCCGACGCCGAGATCCGTTTCGGGACCGACGCCGTGAACCAGGCGATCGTCCCCCTCGATGGCGACGACGTCGTCACCCTCGAGCCGGCCGTGATCGACATGGGCGAGACGGCGGTCGCCGGAGTGTTCACCTTCGACGTGGTGGAGGTGACCGTCCAGTACAACGAGGTGACCCGCAATCAGCCGCTGGACGCCGGTGAAGCCCTGCTCGTCTTCGGATACGACGTCACCCTGGCGGCGCAGGACACCACCACCCAGACCGTCCGCTCCAACCAGTGGCGGCTGACCCTGCCGGACGGGACCGACGTCGGCCAGAGCCTCGACGACGGGCCCGGCAGCCTCCAGACCGGGACCACCGCGCGGGACAACCTGATCGGCTTCGTCGCCGACGACTTCGGCCCCGGCGACTACGTCCTGACCCTCACCGGTCTGAACGCCGACCGCGACCCGGTCGAGGCCCAGCTGACCGTCTCCATCAGCGAGGCGGATCTGAGCGACTCGGGCTCCTCGTCGGACGAAGACGACGAAGACGACGAGTCCGACGACACGACCACGACGACCGAGAGCTGAGCCGGATCTCGGGATCCGGGCCGCGACAGCTCTTGTCTCAGCGGCCGGACGCGGTGGCCACGATGGTGACGAGGTCGACCATCGTGGCCACCAGCGCGTCGGGATCTCCGGGCTCGATCGGGGCCAGGGCCCGGTAGATGCACAGCGCCGGGACCATCTCGACCAGGAGCTCGAGCTGGGGGTGGTCCGCTCCCAGGATCGCCACCAGTTCGGCGCGGACGCGGTCGTGGAGCGGGTCGATGACGCCGACGCGCAGCGACTCGGCCAGCTCGGCATCGTCGCGGATGGCGGTGAGCAGCCCGGGGAGGAACTCGCCCCTGGTGCCGAGGGTGCCGCCCGCCACCAGGCCGGCGATGTGGGCCAGCACCTCGAGCGGTTCGCCCTCCCCCGGCCGTTCGAACGTCTGGTTCTTCACCCGGAGGGCGTCGACCAGCAGGGCCTGCTTGGTGGGCCAGCGGCGGTAGAGGGTGGCCAGGCCCACCCCGGCCCGCGACGCGATGTCCTGGACGCGCAGCTGGTCGTAGCCCACCTCGTCGAACAGGTCCCCGGCGGCCTGCAGGATCGCGTCGGTGCGGTCGGCGGCCAGCGGACGGCCGCGTCCGCGCACCATCGGGGTCGGGTCGTCGCCGGTGGCCGCGTCGACGTCGACGCCGGAGAGGTCGACGCCGGAGAGGTCGATGGGGCCGGAGGCCGGCTCGGCGCTGGTGGTGGAGTCCGCCACGCCGGGTACTCTACGGCACCGAACGATTTACGGAAGGCTTGACTTCCGTAAATCCACCGGGCAGCATGTGACGCACGACCGCCACGCCGGCATCCGATCTCCAACCGTCCCATCAGGGGGAACCATGCGAACCGTCGTACCCGAGGGCATCGACCTGCTCGACCTCGATCGCTTCCGAGACCTCGAGCACCACGAGATGTTCAAGCGCCTCCGCCAGGAGGCACCTGTGGCCTGGCAGGAGCACAACCTGCCCCGCGCCGCCGGCTTCTGGAACATCGTCTCGCACAAGGACCTCATCACGGTCAACCGCGACACCGGCCTGTACTCCTCGGAGATCGGCGGCATCTCGATCCTGACCCCGGAGGAGTACGAGACCTCCTCGGGCACCGACCCGCGCGGCCTGATGATGCTCTACATGGACCCGCCCAAGCACACGCGGTACCGCCGCCTGGTGAACAAGGGCTTCACCCCCCGCATGGTCGGCCTCATCGAGCAGTACCTCGAGCACCGGGCCGTCCTGATCGTCGACAACATCATCGAGCGCGGCAGCTGCGACTTCGTCGAGGACCTGGCGTCCGAGCTCCCCCTGCAGGCCATCGCCGAGATCATGGGCGTCCCCCAGGAGGACCGCAAGCTCCTGTTCGACTGGTCCAACCGCATGATCGGCATCGACGACCCCGAGTACGCGGGTGAGGACGGCGCCGCCGCGTCGGGTGAGCTGTTCATGTACGTCAACGAGCTCGGCAAGCAGCGCCTCACCGATCCCCGCGACGACATCGTCACCAAGCTGTTGAACGCCGAGCTCGAGGGCGAGAAGCTCTCCGAGCTCGAGTTCGACATGTTCATGATGCTGCTCACCGTGGCCGGCAACGAGACCACCCGCAACACCACCTCGTGGGGCATGTGGGCGCTCATGCAGAACCCCGACCAGTACCAGCTGCTGCGCAACGACATCGACGGCAAGCTCGACAACGCCATCGAAGAGATCCTGCGCTGGGCGACGCCGGTGTACCACTTCCGGCGCACCGCCACGGCCGACACCGAGATCGGTGGCCAGCAGATCGCCGAAGGCGACAAGGTCGTGATGTGGCACATCTCGGCCGACCGCGACGAGGCAGTCTTCGACGACCCCTTCACCTTCGACATCGAGCGGCCCAACGCCCCCGAGCACATCGCCTTCGGCGGCGGCGGGCAGCACTTCTGCCTCGGCGCCAACCTGGCCCGCATGGAGCTCAAGCTCATCTTCCGCGAGATCCTCGAGCGCATCCCGGACATGCAGCTCGCCGGCGACGTGCAGATGCTGCGCTCCAACTTCATCGGTGGGGTCAAGCACATGCCGGTGACCTACAGCACCGGCGCCCGGCGCAACCCGGCGCCGCTCGCCGCCGTCTGAGCCTCGCCGCGACGGCCCACTCTCCTTCTGGGGGAGCCCGACGGTGCCCCGCTCCTCGGAGCGGGGCACCGTCGCGTCCGGATGCGACGCCCGGCTCGTTCGCCGGGTCGTTCAGGCGTCGGAGGCGGCCCCGGCCCGTTCGAGGGTGAACCCCACGTAGCCGTCGCTCGCGACCGCCTCGCACCGCTGGCGGTACCCCGCCACTCCCCCGAGGTAGGGCATGAAGACCCGAGGCTTGCCCGGGACGTTGGCCCCGAGGTACCAGGAGTTCCCCTCGGGGTAGAGCGTGTAGCCGGCCAGCTCGTTGACGTGCTCGACCCATGCGTCCTCCGCGTCGGGGTCGGCCTCGATGGTGGCCATGCCCGCCGTCTGCAGATGGGCGATGCAGTCCGAGATCCACTCCACGTGCTGTTCGATGCTGACCATCATGTTGGTGAGCACCGAGGGCGAACCGGGACCGGTGACCATGAACAGGTTCGGGAACCCGGCCGTGGCCAGACCGAGGTAGGTGCGCGGACCCGACGCCCACTTCTCGCGCAGCGACACGCCGTCTCGACCTCGGATCTCGGGTGCGAGCAGGGCGCCGGTCATGGCGTCGAAGCCGGTGGCGAAGACCAACACGTCGAGCTCGTGGACCCGGTCGGTGGTGCGCACCCCCTGGGGCACGATCGCCTCGATGGGGGTCTCGCGTAGGTCGACCAGCTCGACGTTCGGCCGGTTGTAGGTGGCGTAGTAGTCGGTGTCGAGGCAGAGCCGCTTGGCCCCGATGGGATAGGTGGTGGGCATCAACCGCCGAGCGACCTCGGGGTCCTCGACGATCTCGGCGATGCGCTGGTGGGCGTACTCGGCCACCACCGCGTTGGCCTCGCGGTCGACCATGACGTCGGAGAAGGCACCGAGGAGCCCGAACAGCTTCCCCGACTCCCACCCGGCGCGGAGGCGCTCGGCGCGGGTCTCGGGGGCGGCCTCCGCGAGCGACCCGGCGGGCGGTGGCACCACCACCCCGCCGTGGGTCTCGGTGCGCAGCGTCTCGCGGTGGGCTCGGTAGTTCGCCTTGCGCTCGGCCACGAACTCCGGGTCGAGCGGTGCGTTCTGGGCGGGCACGGCGTAGCTCGGCGTGCGCTGGAAGACGGTGAGGTGCTCGGCCACCTCGGCCAGCAACGGGATCGACTGGATGCCCGAGGACCCGGTGCCGATGACCCCGACCCTCTGGCCGCTGACGTCGACCCCCTCGTGGGGCCACCGGCCGGTGTGGTGGGTCGGGCCGGCGAAGGTCCCGATGCCTTCGATCTCCGGTTCCTTGGCCGCCGACAGGCAGCCCACGGCCATGACGAGGAACCGGGCGCGGAACCGGTCGTCGGCGTCGGTGCGCACCAGCCACCGACCCTCGAGCTCGTCCCAGGACGCCCCCGTCACGCGGGTCTCGAAGCGGATGTCGCGGCGGAGGTCGTGGCGGTCGGCCACGTGGCCGGCGTAGGCCAGGATCTCGGGCTGCGTCGCGTAGCGCTCGCTCCAGTCCCACTCCTGTTCGAGGTCGGGATCGAACGAGTAGCTGTAGTCCATGGACTCGATGTCGCAGCGGGCACCGGGGTAGCGGTTCCACCACCACGTGCCGCCGACGTCGCCGGCCGCCTCGATCACCTGCGCCGAGAGGCCCAGGCGACGCAGCCGCCACAGCATGTACATCCCGGCGAAGCCGGCCCCCACCACCACCGCGTCCACCTCGGTGACCGGACCGGGCTCGTGGACGTCGGGCCGGCTGCCCTCCGCCTCTGCTGCCATGAGCGTCCCCCTTTCGTGCTCCCCCCATCATGTCCCAGGACGGCGGGTGGGGCCCCGACCGCCGATGCGGTCGGGCCGACGCGCCACCCCGTCGCCGACCGGTCCGCATCCGGCCAGACTGGGACATGGCCATCGACACCGGCTTCTTGTTCCCCCACCCCCGTCACGTCGAGCTGGGCGCGGCGACGTGCCCGCCGGGCGCGGCGGTGCGCACCGCGCTCGACCCCTCGCTGCCGGCCGAGGGGTACCGCCTCACGGTGGCCGACGACGAGATCCGCATCGACCACGCCGACGACGCTGGACGGGCCCACGCCGACGCCACCCTCGGCCAGCTGCGTCGACAGTTCCCGGACCGGCTCCCGACGGGCACCGTGGAGGACCATCCCGACCTGTCCGTGCGCGGCTACCACCTCGACGTGAGCCGCGACCGCGTCCCCACCCGCGCCACGCTCGCCCGCCTGGTGGAGGTGATGTCACGGGCGCGGATGAACCACCTGCAGCTCTACGTGGAGCACACGTTCGCCTACGCCGACCACGAAGAGGTGTGGCACGACGCCTCCCCGCTGACGGCCGACGACCTGCGTTGGCTCGACGCGCGCTGCGCCGAGCGCGGCATCGAGCTGGCCGCCAACCAGAACTGCTTCGGCCACATGGAACGGTGGCTGGCCCACGACGCGTACCGGTCGCGGGCCGAGCTCCCCGAGGGCCTGGAGCTGACCCCGGGCCTGACCCTGCCACCGTCGACCCTCGCCCCCACCGAGGACAACGCCCGCTTCGTGCTCGACCTGGTGGCCGAGCAGCAGGCCGCCCTGTCGGGACGCACGGTGAACATCGGGTGCGACGAGACCTTCGAGCTGGGTCGTGGGGTGAGCGCCGACGCGGTGCGTGAACGGGGAGCGGCCGACGTGTGGGCCGAGCACGTGGCCCGCGTGGCGAACCCCCTCGCCGACGACGGTCGGCGGGTGCTGTTCTGGGACGACGTCGTGCGGCGCCGTCCCGAGGCGCTGCACCACCTCCCCGACGAGGCCGTGGCCCTGGTCTGGTGGTACGAGGCGCCCCAGCGGGACCTGCCGGTCGCCGCGCTGGCGCCCGAGATCCGCGATCTGATGGCCCGCATCGGCCTCGACCTCGACGAGTGGTCCGGCTACGCCCCGGGGTTCTCGGCGGTCACCGAACCGCTCGCCGGGACCGGACGACCCTTCTGGGTGTGTCCCGGCACGTCGTCGTGGAACTCCTTCGTGGGCCGCATCGACAACGCCCGGGCCAACCTCCTCGACGCCGCCCGGGTGGGCGTGGAGCGCGGTGCCGGCGGCTACCTCGTCACCGACTGGGGGGACAACGGCCACCACCAGCCGCCCTCGGTGAGCTTCCCCGCCATCCTCTACGCCGGGGCGGTGAGCTGGTGCGCAGCCACCAACGCCGACGCCGACGTGACCGCGGTGCTCGACCGCGACGTGTTCGCCGACCGCGCCGAGGTGCTCGGCGGCCTCCTCGACGCGATCGGGCGCGTGTGGCACCGCACCGGCGAACAGACCTTCAACGCCAGCCCCCTGGCCGCCGAGGTGGTCTCGGGGATGTTCCTGCCGGGGGCCGGCGCCGTCCACCCGGCGCGGGCCAACGCGGTGGCCGGGGCGCTCGACGACGCGCTCACCGCTCTCGGTCGCGCTCGTCCCGCCTGCGCTGATGCCGACGACGTGGTGGTGGAGCTCGACGCTGCCATCCGTCTC includes the following:
- a CDS encoding TetR/AcrR family transcriptional regulator; protein product: MADSTTSAEPASGPIDLSGVDLSGVDVDAATGDDPTPMVRGRGRPLAADRTDAILQAAGDLFDEVGYDQLRVQDIASRAGVGLATLYRRWPTKQALLVDALRVKNQTFERPGEGEPLEVLAHIAGLVAGGTLGTRGEFLPGLLTAIRDDAELAESLRVGVIDPLHDRVRAELVAILGADHPQLELLVEMVPALCIYRALAPIEPGDPDALVATMVDLVTIVATASGR
- a CDS encoding cytochrome P450, yielding MRTVVPEGIDLLDLDRFRDLEHHEMFKRLRQEAPVAWQEHNLPRAAGFWNIVSHKDLITVNRDTGLYSSEIGGISILTPEEYETSSGTDPRGLMMLYMDPPKHTRYRRLVNKGFTPRMVGLIEQYLEHRAVLIVDNIIERGSCDFVEDLASELPLQAIAEIMGVPQEDRKLLFDWSNRMIGIDDPEYAGEDGAAASGELFMYVNELGKQRLTDPRDDIVTKLLNAELEGEKLSELEFDMFMMLLTVAGNETTRNTTSWGMWALMQNPDQYQLLRNDIDGKLDNAIEEILRWATPVYHFRRTATADTEIGGQQIAEGDKVVMWHISADRDEAVFDDPFTFDIERPNAPEHIAFGGGGQHFCLGANLARMELKLIFREILERIPDMQLAGDVQMLRSNFIGGVKHMPVTYSTGARRNPAPLAAV
- a CDS encoding flavin-containing monooxygenase — encoded protein: MAAEAEGSRPDVHEPGPVTEVDAVVVGAGFAGMYMLWRLRRLGLSAQVIEAAGDVGGTWWWNRYPGARCDIESMDYSYSFDPDLEQEWDWSERYATQPEILAYAGHVADRHDLRRDIRFETRVTGASWDELEGRWLVRTDADDRFRARFLVMAVGCLSAAKEPEIEGIGTFAGPTHHTGRWPHEGVDVSGQRVGVIGTGSSGIQSIPLLAEVAEHLTVFQRTPSYAVPAQNAPLDPEFVAERKANYRAHRETLRTETHGGVVVPPPAGSLAEAAPETRAERLRAGWESGKLFGLLGAFSDVMVDREANAVVAEYAHQRIAEIVEDPEVARRLMPTTYPIGAKRLCLDTDYYATYNRPNVELVDLRETPIEAIVPQGVRTTDRVHELDVLVFATGFDAMTGALLAPEIRGRDGVSLREKWASGPRTYLGLATAGFPNLFMVTGPGSPSVLTNMMVSIEQHVEWISDCIAHLQTAGMATIEADPDAEDAWVEHVNELAGYTLYPEGNSWYLGANVPGKPRVFMPYLGGVAGYRQRCEAVASDGYVGFTLERAGAASDA
- a CDS encoding family 20 glycosylhydrolase — translated: MAIDTGFLFPHPRHVELGAATCPPGAAVRTALDPSLPAEGYRLTVADDEIRIDHADDAGRAHADATLGQLRRQFPDRLPTGTVEDHPDLSVRGYHLDVSRDRVPTRATLARLVEVMSRARMNHLQLYVEHTFAYADHEEVWHDASPLTADDLRWLDARCAERGIELAANQNCFGHMERWLAHDAYRSRAELPEGLELTPGLTLPPSTLAPTEDNARFVLDLVAEQQAALSGRTVNIGCDETFELGRGVSADAVRERGAADVWAEHVARVANPLADDGRRVLFWDDVVRRRPEALHHLPDEAVALVWWYEAPQRDLPVAALAPEIRDLMARIGLDLDEWSGYAPGFSAVTEPLAGTGRPFWVCPGTSSWNSFVGRIDNARANLLDAARVGVERGAGGYLVTDWGDNGHHQPPSVSFPAILYAGAVSWCAATNADADVTAVLDRDVFADRAEVLGGLLDAIGRVWHRTGEQTFNASPLAAEVVSGMFLPGAGAVHPARANAVAGALDDALTALGRARPACADADDVVVELDAAIRLARHGARRLAARGGGAAGAAERLRLDFDEVRDAQGAAWDRRARPGGRADSLAKLRPPPD